In a genomic window of Flavobacterium crassostreae:
- a CDS encoding tetratricopeptide repeat protein, protein MKNSKKYHAVFILFLFCGLPTAWAQDQGSILPQANQQYKDKNFVEAEANYRVSSSKSAHKTSSTYNLGNAIYRQNQASEAKHAYQEALQTAKTATQKHQALHNLGNVFMKEKDYTQAVAAYKNALRNNPSDEETRYNYALAKKMLKENPPKEDQNKKDKDKKDKDKDKDKKDDTKDKDKKEDPKKDGDKDQKDSKNPDQEAPKPQPESMSEQRLKNLLNAVNNEEKKVQDKVNANKVKGKPTKTEKDW, encoded by the coding sequence ATGAAAAATAGTAAAAAATACCACGCCGTTTTTATCTTGTTTCTTTTTTGCGGATTGCCTACCGCATGGGCACAAGACCAAGGCAGCATTTTGCCCCAAGCCAACCAGCAATACAAAGACAAAAACTTTGTAGAAGCCGAGGCCAATTACAGAGTTTCAAGTTCTAAATCTGCACATAAAACCAGCTCGACCTACAATCTAGGTAATGCCATTTATAGACAAAATCAAGCATCCGAGGCCAAACATGCCTACCAAGAGGCACTACAAACAGCCAAAACCGCTACGCAAAAACACCAAGCATTGCATAACCTTGGCAACGTTTTTATGAAAGAAAAAGACTATACACAGGCCGTTGCAGCATATAAAAATGCCCTAAGAAACAACCCCTCCGATGAAGAAACGAGATACAATTATGCTTTGGCCAAAAAAATGTTGAAAGAAAATCCGCCAAAAGAAGACCAAAACAAGAAGGATAAGGATAAAAAAGACAAAGACAAAGACAAGGATAAAAAAGACGATACTAAAGATAAAGACAAAAAAGAAGACCCCAAGAAAGATGGGGACAAAGACCAGAAAGATTCCAAAAATCCAGACCAAGAAGCTCCCAAGCCCCAACCAGAGAGCATGTCAGAACAACGTTTAAAAAACCTCTTGAACGCCGTAAATAACGAAGAAAAGAAAGTACAAGACAAAGTAAACGCAAACAAAGTAAAAGGCAAACCAACCAAAACAGAAAAAGACTGGTAA
- a CDS encoding BatD family protein, which translates to MKKFLFIVLWSFQGLLAQVQFEAKVSKTTLGLNERLRIDFAMNIDGDNFNEPSFDGFQVIAGPSQQVSQSWINGRSSFEKIYSYYLLPNRKGILTIKPATIEYNGQIYKTTPIKVTVTAAVEQPKDPNDTSISADNNLYLIATISKTNPYVNEPITVVYKLYFANIGISNFRELNKPKYNDFWSQNIEIKQLEAEEGIFKGENYRYVVLKKVVLYPQKSGKLIIEPLTLDVDVQLPTNRRDIFGRMLLSETSKKVSAGAKTIQVRPLPESGKPDDFTGAVGTFDFKVTPSKTSLKNGESLDLLVHVTGKGNLKLFSLPKPVVPNALEMYDAVHQESVTTSLAGMSGKITDKYAIVPQYKGNYPIKPLRFSYFDLNSGSYKTLSSPEILIQVLNGPTDTRATDSLSIASGTNTIHTPQFANIKTNTELKPTNPKDFFGSTTYFWLLLLPFLGIPLLILFKNKKEAFDRDIVGSKIRNNNRLAKKYLSQAKKQTHHKELFYIALEKAMHNFLKAKLHMETSEMSKDNIKTILLDKNANPATVDQFIALTENCEIARYAPASSAAIQNDYDKAVSIIASLEKEI; encoded by the coding sequence ATGAAAAAGTTTTTATTTATAGTACTATGGAGCTTTCAAGGGCTTTTGGCCCAAGTGCAATTTGAAGCAAAAGTTAGCAAAACAACTCTGGGTTTAAACGAGAGACTTCGGATTGATTTTGCAATGAATATTGATGGAGACAACTTCAACGAACCCTCTTTTGACGGATTTCAGGTAATTGCAGGACCAAGCCAGCAAGTTAGCCAGTCTTGGATAAACGGCCGGAGCTCTTTTGAAAAAATTTACTCCTATTATTTATTACCTAACCGCAAAGGAATACTTACCATCAAGCCAGCCACCATAGAGTACAATGGCCAGATTTACAAAACTACTCCCATAAAAGTAACGGTCACCGCTGCAGTAGAACAGCCTAAAGACCCTAATGATACGAGTATTTCGGCAGATAATAATTTATACTTAATAGCAACTATATCTAAAACCAACCCGTATGTAAATGAACCCATAACGGTAGTCTACAAATTGTATTTTGCAAACATTGGGATTTCTAATTTTAGGGAACTCAACAAACCCAAGTACAACGATTTTTGGAGTCAGAATATAGAAATAAAACAACTAGAGGCCGAAGAAGGAATATTCAAAGGAGAAAACTACCGCTATGTAGTGTTAAAAAAAGTAGTACTCTATCCACAGAAATCTGGCAAGCTAATTATAGAACCACTCACCTTAGATGTAGATGTGCAATTGCCTACCAATAGGCGCGATATTTTTGGCAGAATGTTACTTTCAGAGACCAGCAAAAAAGTTTCTGCAGGCGCCAAAACAATACAAGTACGGCCTTTGCCAGAAAGCGGCAAGCCAGACGATTTTACGGGAGCAGTAGGAACGTTTGATTTTAAAGTAACGCCTTCTAAAACAAGCTTAAAAAATGGCGAAAGCTTGGACTTGTTAGTACATGTAACCGGTAAAGGGAACCTAAAATTATTTAGTTTGCCCAAGCCAGTTGTGCCAAATGCCCTTGAGATGTATGATGCAGTACACCAAGAGAGCGTTACCACATCTTTGGCAGGAATGTCCGGAAAAATAACAGACAAGTACGCCATTGTGCCTCAGTATAAGGGCAATTATCCCATAAAACCGCTGCGTTTTTCTTATTTTGATTTAAATTCAGGTAGTTACAAAACCCTAAGTTCTCCAGAGATCTTGATCCAGGTTTTGAATGGTCCTACAGATACCCGAGCTACAGATAGTCTGAGCATAGCATCCGGAACAAATACCATACACACACCGCAGTTTGCTAACATCAAGACCAATACGGAACTAAAACCAACCAATCCAAAAGACTTTTTTGGATCGACAACCTACTTCTGGTTATTGCTGTTGCCATTTTTAGGAATACCATTACTTATACTATTTAAAAACAAAAAAGAAGCTTTTGATCGCGATATAGTAGGCAGCAAAATCCGCAACAACAATAGGTTGGCCAAAAAATATTTGTCTCAAGCCAAAAAGCAAACACACCATAAAGAATTGTTTTATATTGCCCTAGAGAAGGCCATGCATAACTTTCTTAAGGCAAAGTTGCATATGGAAACCTCAGAGATGAGTAAAGACAATATAAAGACCATTTTGTTAGATAAAAATGCAAATCCGGCTACTGTAGACCAATTTATAGCACTTACTGAAAATTGCGAAATTGCACGATACGCACCAGCATCTAGTGCCGCAATCCAGAACGATTATGACAAAGCAGTAAGCATAATTGCATCCTTAGAAAAAGAAATCTAA
- a CDS encoding tetratricopeptide repeat protein: MKNIVYLLLLFAPLLVAQNNFEKGNQLYAKGNYAQAAAAYNLVLDANLESAELYYNLANCYYKLNKVAPAIYNYEKALVLKPKDPQTINNLKFAQKRTVDTVKDIPKVGFAKLLRDFTAQYHYNTWGYLSVGIASLFLLLFIGYYFSQKSLFKRVFFGGMLLLSVLLASSIMAAIFERQECQKDQPAIVFAEKTNLQKTPQQNSKTIITVHEGTKVFVIKTIQDWKKVQLTDGTKGWINQNAIKEVK; this comes from the coding sequence ATGAAAAACATTGTATATCTATTACTACTATTTGCTCCACTTTTAGTTGCTCAAAACAACTTTGAAAAAGGCAACCAATTGTATGCAAAAGGCAATTACGCCCAAGCCGCCGCCGCATATAATTTGGTTTTAGACGCTAATTTAGAATCTGCAGAACTATACTACAACCTAGCCAATTGCTATTATAAATTAAATAAAGTAGCCCCAGCAATTTATAATTACGAAAAAGCATTGGTCCTAAAACCCAAGGATCCCCAAACAATAAACAATTTAAAATTTGCTCAAAAAAGAACCGTAGATACCGTCAAAGACATTCCTAAAGTAGGTTTTGCAAAATTACTTAGAGATTTTACGGCCCAATACCACTACAACACTTGGGGGTATCTCTCTGTTGGGATAGCAAGTTTGTTTTTGTTGCTATTTATAGGATATTATTTTTCTCAAAAAAGCCTTTTCAAACGAGTTTTTTTTGGAGGAATGCTACTACTAAGTGTACTACTGGCCAGTAGTATTATGGCTGCTATTTTTGAACGCCAAGAGTGCCAAAAAGACCAACCAGCTATTGTTTTTGCCGAAAAAACAAACCTCCAAAAAACACCACAACAAAACAGTAAAACAATAATTACAGTGCACGAGGGTACAAAGGTGTTTGTAATTAAAACCATACAAGATTGGAAAAAAGTACAATTAACAGATGGCACCAAGGGCTGGATAAACCAAAACGCCATTAAAGAAGTAAAATAA
- a CDS encoding CvpA family protein, translated as MGFLDIVLGALLVYALYKGLRNGLFAELASLLSLVLGIYLAIKCSHFVKEYLVKAFSWSSKYVEIMAFALTFLAIVIGIHLLAKVFTKIMDFAFLGWINTLAGGLLSVLKTILLLSVVCNLFQKINLNNMLVKEETFEQSLLYNPIQKTARFIYPSLEKWYSDFKNTQTTKPTPSHTEE; from the coding sequence ATGGGTTTTTTGGATATTGTTTTAGGAGCTTTGCTGGTTTATGCCTTATACAAGGGGCTTAGAAATGGTCTTTTTGCAGAATTAGCGTCTTTGCTCTCTTTGGTTTTAGGGATTTATTTGGCCATTAAATGTTCGCATTTTGTAAAAGAATACTTGGTTAAAGCATTTTCTTGGTCTTCCAAATATGTTGAAATAATGGCTTTTGCGCTCACCTTTTTGGCAATTGTCATTGGGATTCATTTGCTTGCAAAGGTGTTTACCAAAATTATGGATTTTGCTTTTTTGGGATGGATTAACACTCTTGCAGGTGGATTGCTGAGTGTGCTCAAAACTATTTTGTTGTTGAGTGTGGTATGCAATCTTTTTCAGAAAATCAACTTGAACAACATGCTTGTTAAAGAGGAAACCTTTGAACAGTCTTTGTTGTATAACCCGATACAAAAAACAGCCCGCTTTATATATCCTTCTCTTGAAAAATGGTACTCGGATTTTAAAAACACCCAAACTACTAAGCCAACACCGTCCCACACGGAAGAATAG
- the pheS gene encoding phenylalanine--tRNA ligase subunit alpha, with the protein MIDKIKEYIDQVQAFSTQDKAELETFRIKFLGSKGLLKDFFAAFKDVPNDQKKEFGQVINLLKTSAEEKVKSIQETLASKEETKGIFGDLTRSSEPVIIGSRHPISIVKNQIIDIFSNIGFNVSEGPEIEDDWHNFTALNLPEYHPARDMQDTFFIQTNPDTLLRTHTSSVQVRYMEENKPPIRTISPGRVFRNEAISSRSHCIFHQVEGLYIDNEVSFADLKQTLLHFTKEMFGKSKIRLRPSYFPFTEPSAEIDIYWGLKTETDYRITKGTGWLEIGGCGMVDPNVLKNCGINPEEYNGFAFGMGVERIAMLLYQIGDIRMFYENDVRFLEQFKANI; encoded by the coding sequence ATGATAGACAAGATAAAAGAATATATTGACCAAGTACAGGCTTTTTCTACACAAGACAAGGCCGAATTAGAAACCTTTAGAATCAAATTTTTAGGAAGCAAAGGGCTACTAAAAGATTTTTTTGCAGCGTTCAAAGACGTGCCAAACGATCAAAAAAAAGAATTTGGTCAAGTAATCAACTTACTAAAAACCTCCGCCGAAGAAAAAGTAAAATCCATTCAAGAAACCCTAGCAAGCAAAGAAGAGACCAAAGGCATTTTTGGAGACCTAACCCGATCCTCAGAACCAGTAATCATTGGATCCAGACACCCCATCTCTATAGTCAAAAATCAAATTATAGACATCTTTTCCAACATAGGTTTCAACGTGTCCGAAGGCCCCGAAATCGAAGACGATTGGCATAATTTTACCGCATTAAACCTGCCAGAATACCATCCGGCACGAGACATGCAAGACACCTTTTTTATCCAAACCAATCCAGACACCCTACTGCGCACCCACACCTCATCGGTACAAGTACGTTACATGGAAGAAAACAAACCACCCATACGCACCATCTCACCAGGGCGTGTATTTAGAAACGAAGCCATATCCTCCCGTTCCCACTGTATATTCCATCAAGTAGAAGGCCTCTACATAGACAACGAAGTATCCTTTGCAGACCTAAAACAAACCCTATTGCACTTCACCAAAGAAATGTTTGGTAAGTCCAAAATACGCCTAAGACCATCCTACTTTCCGTTCACAGAGCCAAGCGCCGAGATAGACATTTATTGGGGACTAAAAACCGAAACCGATTATCGAATCACCAAAGGAACCGGTTGGTTAGAAATAGGAGGTTGCGGTATGGTAGACCCAAACGTTCTAAAAAACTGCGGCATCAACCCCGAAGAATACAACGGATTTGCTTTCGGAATGGGCGTAGAGCGCATAGCCATGCTACTTTACCAAATCGGAGACATCCGTATGTTTTATGAAAATGACGTGCGTTTCTTAGAACAATTCAAAGCAAATATTTAA